The Streptomyces sp. NBC_01463 DNA window GCCCGGCTCCACCTTGCCGCCGGGCAGCTCCCAGCGGCCGGCCAGCTCCGGCGGTGCGCTGCGGCGCGCGGCCAGCAGCCTTCCCCGGTCACAGACGGCTCCGGCCACCACCACGCGATCAGTCATGGTGCGGAGCGTAATGCCCCGTCACGGCCGTCCGGAAAAGCGCCGGGAGGGGCAATGGGGCGCACTACGGCCTGGCGGTCTGCCCTATGCGCTCCACCCAGTAGAGCTGCTTGTGTCCGCGGCCCTCCAGCTTGTCGGCGGTCCGCTGCGCCTCGTCCTGCGTGGCGTACCTGCCCACGCGGTAGCGGTTGCCGTTGTCGTCCTGCCGTATCACCAGCCAAGGGAGCACGGCACCGCTGTCGCTCATCGTGTCCCTCCCGAGCATTGCGCCCCTCCCCTGAACGGCGTGCACGCTTCTAAGGATCCCCAGGAAACCGCAGTACGCATATGCCCGAGCGTACGCCTGACCTTCACTCAACGCATACGCAATTGCACAAAGAGATACTGATCCGGCCAGGAGTGGACCAACGCCCTGGGGGCGCATCCGTCCGGATGCGCCCCCAGGGCGTGGTCGCGTGCTCCGACAGGGCCTATGCGGGGCCCGCGCCGCCGCGCAGCACCGGCATGGGCATCAGGACGGGCCCTCCGGCGGGGTCCTTGCGGCAGACGTCGCCGCAGTCGGCGTCCAGGGAGCAGCAGAGCGAGCAGATCGGCCCGGACTGCACGGGGCAGTCGGCGATGTCCGGGAGTTCGTACGCCGTCTCGCAGACCGCGCAGGTGTGGGTGGCGGTGATGTCCGCGATCTCGACACCGGGCCCGTTCACCGGGTTGGGCCGCGCCAGGTAGTACTTCCCCTTCGTGGCCCAGGCGATCAGCGGACAGAGCGTCAGCGAGAGCCCGGCGGCGATGAAGGTCGAGAAGGCCTCCGCGTACGTACCGAACAGCCCGAAGAAGGCGAGGATCGAGACGGTCGAGGCGATCACCATCGCTCCGAAGCCCGCCGGGTTCACCGCGTACAGATAGGCCCGCTTGAACTCGATGTACGGCGGGCTCAGCCCGATCCGCTTGTTGATGACGAGGTCGGCGGCGACGGCGGCGATCCAGGCGATGCCCACGTTGGAGTAGAAGCCCAGCAGCTTGTTGAGGGCCGCGAACATGTTCATCTCCATCAGCGTCAGCGCGATGACGAGATTGAGGAAGATGTACCAGACCCGGCCGGGGTGGCGGTGGGTGATGCGCGAGAAGAAGTTGGACCAGGACAGCGAGCCGCTGTAGGCGTTGGTGACGTTGATCTTGATCTGCGACACGATCACGAAGAGCGCGGCGGCCGGCAGCGCGAAGGAGCCGAGCCAGGGCTTCAGCGCCTCGATCTGCGGGGCGATCGGCTCCAGCGCGTGCGTCTTGCCGACGGCTTCCAGGGCGACGAAGGCGAGCAGCGCGCCGCCGATCTGCTTGGCCGCGCCGATGATGACCCAGCCGGGTCCGGCGGCGAGGACGGCGAGGTTCCAGCGCCGCTTGTTGGCCTCCGTCTTCGCCGGCATGAAGCGCAGGTAGTCGGCCTGTTCGCCGATCTGGGCGATGAGCGAGAGCGCGACGCCGGTGCCGAGCCCGAAGCCGATCCAGGAGAAGCCCGAGCCGGACCCCTCCGTACCGCCGAAGGAGCCGAACGCGCCCCAGGCGTCCGGCGCCTCGAAGGCGAGGACGACGAACGGCAGCACCATGCCGATGATCCAGACGGGCTGCGTCCAGGCCTGCACCTTGGCGAGGGCGCCCATCCCGCGGAAGACGATCGGGATGACGATCAGGGTGGTCACCAGGTAGCCCGCCTCGACCGGCAGACCGATTGCCTGGTGCATGGCCTGCGCCATGATCGAGCCTTCGAGGGCGAAGAAGATGAAGGTGAACGACGCGTAGATCAGCGAGGTCAGCGTCGAGCCGAAGTAGCCGAAGCCGGCGCCCCGGGTCACCAGGTCCATGTCGAGGCCGTACTTCGCGCAGGCCCGGGCGATGGGGATGCCGGTGAGGAAGATGATCGTCGCGGCGGCCAGGATCGAGGCGAATCCGCTGGTGAAGCCGTAGGTGAACACGATCGATGCGCCGATCGCGAAGTCGGCGAGATAGGCGATCCCGCCGAGCGCCGTACCCGCGACCGTGCCGGGCGACCAGCGCCGGAAGGAGTGCGGCGCGTAGCGGAGCGAGTAGTCCTCGCGGCTCTCGTCGGCGGCGAGCGCGGCGTAACTGCGCCGGGGCGGCGGGTCGGCGGACCCGCCTGCGAGGTCTCCCCCGGAGGCGGGTTCCGTCTTCGGTACGGCTGTGTCCGTCATCGGTGACTTCCCGTTCGTCAGGCCGGTGTGCGGGTCCGAACGGGAAGTTAGGAGCAGGACATGACAAGACGTCACCGTCGTCGATTGCCCGGCTGTTACGGGACCGGGGCCCCCGTTAACTTGTCGTCACGGGCACCGGACGCGCACCACCGGGTATCGGTCACCCGACAGGAACGCCCCCGGCCGGCCCCGCTGACCAGGCAGGAATCCACCTGCCCGCCCCCGGCCGCCCGACGGGAATCCCGCCGCCCGGCCGCCGTCAACGGACGGGCAGGTGGTAGGCGATCCGGTAGCGGTCGGCCGGCACCACCACGTCGGCGGTCTCGACCGGGCGACCCGACGCGTAGTACGTCCGCTCGATCACCATCACCACATGGCCCGGCACCCCGCCGAGCGCCAGGAGCTCCTCCGCCAGCCCCGGGCGCGCGCCGACCTGCTCGGCCACGTTGTCCACGACGACATCGATCGCGGCCATCCGCTCGACCACCCCGCAGCCGCCCAACGGGCCCTCCTCCGGCAGCATCACCGGTGTGCGGCCCGTGACCGCGAGGGTCTCCCAGGAGGTGGAGAGCATCATCGCCTCACCGGCGTCCCGGAACACGTAGCGCGTACGCATCACCCGGTCGCCCGGCTCGATCCCGAGCCGTTCGGCGATCTCCGGGCTCGCCCCCTCCTGCTCGCTGCGGGACTCCCAGGTCCCGCGCGCCCCCTCCGCCGTCTGCTCCTGCCGGAACGGGCTCGCCCCGGCCTCCGAGCGGAAGCCGGAACGGGCGATCCGACGCGGGACCGGGCGCTCGCGGACATACGTGCCGGAGCCGGAGCGGCCCTCGACCAGCCCCTCGGCCATCAGCACCTTGCGCGCCTCCAGCGCGACGGTGTCCGATACTCCGTATTCCTCGCGGATACGCGCCTGCGAGGGCAGGCGGGTATGCGGCGGCAGCGAACCGTTGACGATCTTCTCTCGCAGATCGCTCGCAACGCGCAGATAGGCGGGCTGCTCACCGAAAGTCACAGGCCACTCCCCAAGAAGTTGACAGACCGCAACAGCCTCGCAACCCTCGGTTCCGGACCGCAAGCACAGGCCAGAGTTTCACTCGAAGTGATGATTCATCAGTCGCGTGCGCATACCCCGCCCGTGTCCACCAGGACATCTTCGGCCGTTACCGGCCTTCCCCCTCCCCTGCCTCTTGACCTCATTTGGTCCAGACCAATAGTTTCCTCTTCACACAGCACGGCCACGCACCTCCCCGCACATGCCTCCGCACACGCACAGGAAACGGGCCTCATGCGTCGAAGAACCCTGTCCGGACTGGCCATTGCCGCCGCCGGGCTCTCGCTGGCAGCCACTCTCTCCCCCGCCGCCAACGCCTCCCCGGGCCACGGCACGGACCGCGGGAACCACCACCAGGGCTCCGCGCCCGACTACAAGCGCGTCGGCTACTTCACCCAATGGGGCGTCTACGGGCGCGACTTCCAGGTCAAGGACCTGGAGACGAGCGGCACGGCGGCCAAGCTCACCCACCTCAACTACTCGTTCGGCAACGTGAACGCCGACGGGAAGTGCTTCACCGGCAACGTGCCCGGCGAGGCCGACGCCTGGGCGGACTACGTCCGTCCGCTGGACGACGCGGGCTCGGTGGACGGCGTCGCCGACACCGACGACCAGGCCCTCGCGGGCAACTTCAACCAGCTGCGCGAGCTCAAGGCCAAGCACCCCGGCCTCAAGGTGATGATCTCGCTCGGCGGCTGGAGCTGGTCCACGCACTTCTCGGACGCGGCCCGCACCGCCGCCTCCCGCAAGGCCTTCGTCTCCTCCTGCATCGACCTGTACATCAAGGGCAACCTGCCGGTGGACGGGACGCGCGGCGGTCAGGGCGCGGCGGCCGGTCTCTTCGACGGGGTGGACATCGACTGGGAGTGGCCCGGGTCCGCCGGTGACACCGACACCGTCTTCCGCCCGGAGGACAAGCGGAACTTCACGGCTCTGGTGCACGAGTTCCGCACCCAGCTGGACGCGTACGCGAAGAGCGGCGCCGCCTCGCGCAAGGGCGGCCACCACGGCCGGAAGCCCAAGCACTACGACCTCTCGGCGTTCGTCCCCGCCTCCCCCGAGAAGATCGACGCCGGCTTCGACGTACCGCGCGTCATGCGGGACTTCGACTTCGTGAACCTCCAGGGATACGACTTCCACGTCTCGGGCGAGAAGACGACGGCCCAGCAGTCCGCGCTGTACGCGAAGGGCGACTTCAGCGGCGACCGGACCGTGCGCGACTGGCTGAAGCGCGGCGCCCCGGCCCGCAAGCTGGTGCTGGGGATGTCGTTCTACGGTCAGGGCTGGACCGGGGTGACCGGTGGCGGCGACGGCCTCGGCCAGCCCGCCGCGGCCCCCGCGCCCGCCACCTGGGCGGCCGGCTACGAGGATTACAAGGCCCTCAAGAAGCTGGCCGAATCCGGTACGTACAAGGTCCACCGCAACGTCCGTGACGGCAGCGCCTGGCTGTTCGACGGCACCACGCTGTGGACGTACGACGACCCGCAGGTCCTGCGCACCAAGACCGCGTACATCCGCGACCACCGGCTCGGCGGCGCGATGTTCTGGTCGCTGGACGGGGACACGGACGACGGCGAGCTGATGACCGCCGTCGACCGCGGACTCTCCCGGCGCTAGGCAGCACCCCTCGTCCGGGGCGGCCGCGACACCGCGGCCGCCCCGGACTCGGTACCCGTGCTCCGTGCTCGGTACGGTCGGCGGCTGGCATGCTGGCCGTCATGGCCACCACCACCTACCGCTGCCCGCAGGACGGCACCCGTGCCGCCGTCACCTCGCTGACCTGGTGCTGCCCGCTCTGCGGCGGCCCGTGGGACCTCGACTTCGAGAGCGCCCCCTTGCGCGCCGACGCCCTGCCCGGCCGGGTCAACTCCCTGTGGCGGTACGAGGAGGTCCTGCCGCTCTCCGCCCCCGCGACCACCCTCGGCGAGGGCCGCACCCCGCTCGTGCCGCTCACCGGCACGGTCTCGGCCAAACTCGACTTCCTGATGCCGACGCTCTCCTTCAAGGACCGGGGCGCGGTGATGCTCGCCGAGCTGGCCCGCGGCCTCGCCCCCGAGCGCGTCGTCGCGGACAGCAGCGGCAACGCGGGCACGGCCGTCGCCGCGTACTGCGCCCGCGCCGCGCTGCCCTGCACGGTGTACGTCCCCGAGGGCACGTCCGCGAAGAAGACCGAACAGATCAGGGCCCACGGCGCCCGGCTGGAGGTCGTCCCCGGAGACCGCGAGGCGACCGCGCGGGCGGCCCGCGCCGCTGCCGGCACCCCGGGCACCTTCTACGCCTCGCACGTCTTCAACCCGTACTTCCTGCACGGCACGAAGACCTATGTGTACGAGCTCTGGGAGGATCTCGGCGGCCGGCTCCCGGACGCCATCGCCGTACCGGTCGGCAACGGCACGCTGCTCCTCGGCGCGGCCCTGGCCACGGCCGAACTCCTCGCCCAGGGCCTGATCGACACCCGGCCCGCGCTGGTCGCCGTCCAGGCCGAGGCCGTGTCGCCGCTGGCCGCAGCCTTCCACGCGGGGGCCGACGACCTCCTCGACACCCCGGCCGGCGCCCTCGCCTCCCCCACCCTCGCCGAGGGCATCGCCATCCCGCGCCCGCCGCGCGCCCGGGCGATCCTGGCGGCGGTGCGGGAGTCGGGCGGCACCTTCCTGACCGTGACCGAGGACCGGATCCGCGACGCCCAGCTGGATCTGGCCGCGCGCGGTTTCTACGTGGAGACGACGGGGGTGGCCTGCTGGGCGGCGGTGGGCGGCTGGACCGACCGCAGCGTCGTCGTCCCGCTGTGCGGCGCGGGCCTCAAGACGGGGCTCGCGGCGGTGTGACCCCGCGGTGCTCCCGGGTGTCAGCCGTTCACCCGCGCGCCGTGCCCCGCCGCACAGCACCGCCTTCCCTACGTTCGTACCGTGAGCCTCTCGCGTACCTCTCTCCTCACCTCCCTCGTCGTGTGCGCCCTGATCGCGCCCCTGCTGCCCGGCGCGTCCGCCGCCGGCCGGCCGGCCGCCCCCGCTCCCGCCGTGGCCTGCGGCCGGGACACGGATCCCGCCTGGGCTCCGACGTCCACCGTCTTCGGCGAGGCGGCCGGGTACGACCCGTACGTCGGCAACGGCTATCTGGGGCACCGCGTGCCGGCGGCGGGCGCCGGGTACGCCGAACGTGAGGAGAAGACCGGCTGGCCGCTGTACACCCCGCGCTACGACGGGGCGTTCGTCTCCGGGCTCTTCGGCCGTGAGAAGGACCTGGCGGCGGGCCGCGAGGTGGCCGCCGCGCTGCCGAGCTGGACCGGTCTCGACGTGCGCGTGGGCAAGGAGACCTACGGCTCCGCCACCCCGGCGGGCCGGATCTCCCACTACCGCCAGACGGTGTTCCTGCGCTGCGGACTGGTGCGTACCTCGCTGCGCTGGACCACGGCCGACGGCCGCGCGACCGACCTGACGTACGAGGTGCTGGCCGACCGCGCCGAGGTGCACACCGGTGCCGTACGGCTGCGCATGACCCCGCACTGGAGCGGCACGGCGACGGTCACCGGCCGGCTCGACCCGCGCGGCGCACGCCGGATCGCCCTCGCGGACGACGGGACGTTCCGCACGCGGGGCACGGGGACGGCGGGCGCGATCGTCCAGACGATGCGCCCGGCCGGCGCGAACGGGCAGCCGTCCCGGGTGACTTCCGGGCGTACGTACACGTATCTGAAGTACGTCGGCGTCGACACCGCGCTGACCTCGCGCGCCCCGCGCACCACCGCGCGCGAGGCCTCCAGGCGCGGGGCGCGGCTGGGCTGGTCCGCCGTCCTCGCCGAGAACGCCGCCGTCTGGCGCCGGGACTGGTCCGCGGACGTGTCCGTGCCGGGCAGCCCCGATCTGCAGAAGTGGCTGCGCTCCGCCCAGTACGGCCTGCTCGCCTCCACCCGCACGGGTTCCCGCGACAGCATCGCCCCGGCCGGGCTGACCAGCGACAACTACGCGGGCATGGTGTTCTGGGACGCGGAGACCTGGATGTATCCGGGGCTGCTGGCCACCCGTCCCGAACTGGCCCGTTCGGTCGTCGAGTACCGCTACCGGACACGCGACGAGGCCCGTACGAACGCGGAGAAGCTCGGCTTCGAGGGGCTGTTCTACCCGTGGACGAGCGCGAGCAGGGGCAGTCTCTGGTCCGAGTGCCAGAGCTGGAACCCGCCGCACTGCGTGACCCAGAACCATCTCCAGGGCGACGTCTCGCTGGCCGTCTGGCAGTACTACCTGGCCACCGGCGACCGTGACTGGCTGGCCGGACACGGCTGGCAACTGCTCCGGGGCATCGCCGACTTCTGGGCCTCGCGCGCCACCGCGAACGACGACGGCAGCTACTCGGTGAAGGAGGTGGCGGGCCCGGACGAGTACAGCAACGGCGTCACGGACGGGGTCTTCACCAACGCCGTCGCGGCCACCGCCCTGCGCAACGCCACCCGCGCGGCGCAGCTCCTCGGGCACGCCGCCCCCGCCGGGTGGAAGGAGGTCGCGGACGGTCTGCGCATCCCGTACGACCCGGACCGCAAGCTCTATCTCCAGTACGCGGGATACGACGGCTCGACGATCAAGCAGGCCGACACGGTCCTGCTGATCTATCCCCTGGAATGGCCGATGGAGCCGGGTGCCGCCGCCTCGACGCTCGACTACTACGCGGCGCGCACCGATCCGGACGGCCCGGCGATGACGGACTCGGTCCATGCGATCGACGCGGCCGCGATCGGCGAGCCGGGCTGCGCCGCGTACACGTATCTCCAGCGCGCGGTCCGCCCGTTCATGCGCGGTCCGTACGCCCTCTTCAGTGAGGCGCGCGGCGCGAAGGCCGGTGCCCAGGACCCTCTCTCCGGTTTCCCGGCCGACGACTTCCTGACCGGGAAGGGCGGCTTCCTCCAGGTGTTCACGCACGGGCTGACGGGCCTGCGGCTGCGCGAGGACGGGGTGCGTCTGGACCCGATGCTGCCGCCGCAGCTGCGCGAGGGGGTGAAGCTGACAGGGCTGCGGTACCGGGGCCGTACGTACGACATCGCGATCGGCCCCCGGACGACGGAGGTCCGGCTGACGTCGGGCGCGCCCTTCACGCTCCACGCCCCGTCCGGCCCCCGCACCCTGTCCACGGCGCTCACCCTGCCCACCCGCCGCCCGGACCTGACGCCGACCACCGACGCGGCCCGCTGCCGCCCGGCGACGGCGACCTCGGAGACGCCCGGTCTGTACGCGGCGGCCGCCGTGGACGGCAGTACGGCGACGGCCTGGTCCCCGGACGGCGCGGCGGGCACGCTGACGGTGGAGCTGGGACGGACGGCCCCGGTGACCGGGTTCGCGCCCGAGTGGACGGACGTGCCCCCTGCCTCGCACCGCCTGGAGACCTCGGCCGACGGCCGGAACTGGCAGCCGTACCGGGCGGGGGCGGTGGCCCGGGAGGTGCGGGTGACGGTCCGTTCGGCGGACGCGGCCGCACCGGCGGGCGTACGGGAACTGAGGGTCACGCAGCCGTAGTCCGCGTACCCGGGGCTGCGCCGAGCGGCCGTCGGCGCGCTGCCGGCCGGCCGAGCAGGATCCCGGCCAGGACGAGGACGAGCCCGCAGACCTGCCGGAGGGTGAGCGACTCCCCGGCGATCACGGTGCCGAGCAGCACCCCGGTCACCGGGTTGAGCAGCCCGACCAGGCCGACGGTCGCCGCGGGCAGATGGCGCAGACCGGCGAACCAGGCGGCGAAGGCGAGTGCGGTCGCCACCACCGTGACGTATCCGAATCCGAGGACGGCCGGTCCGTCGAGCGCGGGCGGCGCGCCCTCGACGGCCGCGGCGAGGGGCAGCAGCAGAAGGCCGCCGGCGATCAGCTGCCAGGAGGTCGAGGCGAGGACGTCGGTCCCGGCGCCCCAGCGCTTGGTGAGGATGTAGCCGAGGGACGACATCAGCAGGGCGGCGACGGAGGCCAGCACGCCGCGGACGTCGGCCGACACCTGCCCGGTCAGCAGCATCAGGCAGACCCCGCCGATGCCGGCGGCGGCCCCCAGCAGGGGCAGCAGTCCCGGCCGCTCGGCGACGAGCGCCCAGGCGATCAGCATCATGGCCACGGGCGAGGCCGCCATGATCGTCGAGGCGGTGCTGGTCGGGAGCAGTTGCGCGGCGACGTACACGAGGGCGAAGAAGCCGCCCATGTTGAGGACGCCGAGGACGGCGGCCTTCCACCACCAGGAGCCGTGGGGCAGCTGCCGACGGACGGCCAGAAGCAGCAGTCCGGCGGGCAGGGCCCGGATGGCGGCGCCGTACAGCGGGGTGCCGGCGGGCAGGTAGGCGTGGGTGACGTAGTAGTTCGTGCCCCAGGCCACCGGAGCGATCGCCGTGATCAGCACCCACCGAAAAGTAGCTTCCATGGAAGCTAATACTACTCGCATATCTTCCATGGAAGCTATGCGGGCTAGAGTGGGACCATGCCGGATTCCACCGCCCCGCAGCCCCCCGCCCTGGACCACGTGGCCCGCATCCAGGCGGAGTGGGCCCGCGAACGCCCGGATCTCGACGTACGCCCCCAGGGCGTGATCGGCCGTCTGCACCGGCTGGCCGGGCTGCTCACCGAGGAACTCTGCGTGGTCTACCGCCGGTTCGGCCTGAGCGAGGGCGAGTTCGACGTCCTGGCGGCGCTGCGCCGGGCCGGTGAGCCGTTCGAACGGGCCCCTGGCGAACTGGCCGCGCACACCATGGTCACCACCGGCGCGATGACCAAGCGCATCGACCGCCTGGAGCGGGCCGGCCTGGTCACCCGCCGCCGCGCCGCCGACGACGGCCGCGCCCGCGTGGTGGCCCTCACCCACGCGGGCCGCGACCTGATCGACCGGGCCTTCACCGAGCACATGCGCAACGAACGCCGCCTCCTCGACACCCTGACGGGGGACGAGGCGGCGGCGCTGGAACCGCTGCTGACGACGTGGCTGCAACGGGTGGAGCCGGCGCGGGAGGGCTGAAACGGGACGCCCCGCCGCGCCGGACGTCACTCGCCCAGGAGCCGGGCGGTGCGTGCGTCGAGTTCCTCGCGGACCATGCGGACGTGCTCGGCGCGCGCCTTGTACCGGGCGTGCCCCAGCCGGGACTTGTCCTCCTCGGCCCGCACCTCGGCCGCGTACCGCCGGACCTCGTGATCGATGGTGGCGACCTGGCGCTGCACGTCCTGGTCCTCCAGGTGGATGCGCTGGTTGGCCTCGCGCCGCTCGCCGAGCCTGCGGTCGTACTCGGAC harbors:
- a CDS encoding pyridoxal-phosphate dependent enzyme, encoding MLAVMATTTYRCPQDGTRAAVTSLTWCCPLCGGPWDLDFESAPLRADALPGRVNSLWRYEEVLPLSAPATTLGEGRTPLVPLTGTVSAKLDFLMPTLSFKDRGAVMLAELARGLAPERVVADSSGNAGTAVAAYCARAALPCTVYVPEGTSAKKTEQIRAHGARLEVVPGDREATARAARAAAGTPGTFYASHVFNPYFLHGTKTYVYELWEDLGGRLPDAIAVPVGNGTLLLGAALATAELLAQGLIDTRPALVAVQAEAVSPLAAAFHAGADDLLDTPAGALASPTLAEGIAIPRPPRARAILAAVRESGGTFLTVTEDRIRDAQLDLAARGFYVETTGVACWAAVGGWTDRSVVVPLCGAGLKTGLAAV
- a CDS encoding discoidin domain-containing protein; the encoded protein is MSLSRTSLLTSLVVCALIAPLLPGASAAGRPAAPAPAVACGRDTDPAWAPTSTVFGEAAGYDPYVGNGYLGHRVPAAGAGYAEREEKTGWPLYTPRYDGAFVSGLFGREKDLAAGREVAAALPSWTGLDVRVGKETYGSATPAGRISHYRQTVFLRCGLVRTSLRWTTADGRATDLTYEVLADRAEVHTGAVRLRMTPHWSGTATVTGRLDPRGARRIALADDGTFRTRGTGTAGAIVQTMRPAGANGQPSRVTSGRTYTYLKYVGVDTALTSRAPRTTAREASRRGARLGWSAVLAENAAVWRRDWSADVSVPGSPDLQKWLRSAQYGLLASTRTGSRDSIAPAGLTSDNYAGMVFWDAETWMYPGLLATRPELARSVVEYRYRTRDEARTNAEKLGFEGLFYPWTSASRGSLWSECQSWNPPHCVTQNHLQGDVSLAVWQYYLATGDRDWLAGHGWQLLRGIADFWASRATANDDGSYSVKEVAGPDEYSNGVTDGVFTNAVAATALRNATRAAQLLGHAAPAGWKEVADGLRIPYDPDRKLYLQYAGYDGSTIKQADTVLLIYPLEWPMEPGAAASTLDYYAARTDPDGPAMTDSVHAIDAAAIGEPGCAAYTYLQRAVRPFMRGPYALFSEARGAKAGAQDPLSGFPADDFLTGKGGFLQVFTHGLTGLRLREDGVRLDPMLPPQLREGVKLTGLRYRGRTYDIAIGPRTTEVRLTSGAPFTLHAPSGPRTLSTALTLPTRRPDLTPTTDAARCRPATATSETPGLYAAAAVDGSTATAWSPDGAAGTLTVELGRTAPVTGFAPEWTDVPPASHRLETSADGRNWQPYRAGAVAREVRVTVRSADAAAPAGVRELRVTQP
- a CDS encoding MarR family transcriptional regulator, with product MPDSTAPQPPALDHVARIQAEWARERPDLDVRPQGVIGRLHRLAGLLTEELCVVYRRFGLSEGEFDVLAALRRAGEPFERAPGELAAHTMVTTGAMTKRIDRLERAGLVTRRRAADDGRARVVALTHAGRDLIDRAFTEHMRNERRLLDTLTGDEAAALEPLLTTWLQRVEPAREG
- a CDS encoding DMT family transporter, whose translation is MEATFRWVLITAIAPVAWGTNYYVTHAYLPAGTPLYGAAIRALPAGLLLLAVRRQLPHGSWWWKAAVLGVLNMGGFFALVYVAAQLLPTSTASTIMAASPVAMMLIAWALVAERPGLLPLLGAAAGIGGVCLMLLTGQVSADVRGVLASVAALLMSSLGYILTKRWGAGTDVLASTSWQLIAGGLLLLPLAAAVEGAPPALDGPAVLGFGYVTVVATALAFAAWFAGLRHLPAATVGLVGLLNPVTGVLLGTVIAGESLTLRQVCGLVLVLAGILLGRPAARRRPLGAAPGTRTTAA
- a CDS encoding GntR family transcriptional regulator codes for the protein MTFGEQPAYLRVASDLREKIVNGSLPPHTRLPSQARIREEYGVSDTVALEARKVLMAEGLVEGRSGSGTYVRERPVPRRIARSGFRSEAGASPFRQEQTAEGARGTWESRSEQEGASPEIAERLGIEPGDRVMRTRYVFRDAGEAMMLSTSWETLAVTGRTPVMLPEEGPLGGCGVVERMAAIDVVVDNVAEQVGARPGLAEELLALGGVPGHVVMVIERTYYASGRPVETADVVVPADRYRIAYHLPVR
- a CDS encoding SPOR domain-containing protein, whose translation is MLGRDTMSDSGAVLPWLVIRQDDNGNRYRVGRYATQDEAQRTADKLEGRGHKQLYWVERIGQTARP
- a CDS encoding glycoside hydrolase family 18 protein, with protein sequence MRRRTLSGLAIAAAGLSLAATLSPAANASPGHGTDRGNHHQGSAPDYKRVGYFTQWGVYGRDFQVKDLETSGTAAKLTHLNYSFGNVNADGKCFTGNVPGEADAWADYVRPLDDAGSVDGVADTDDQALAGNFNQLRELKAKHPGLKVMISLGGWSWSTHFSDAARTAASRKAFVSSCIDLYIKGNLPVDGTRGGQGAAAGLFDGVDIDWEWPGSAGDTDTVFRPEDKRNFTALVHEFRTQLDAYAKSGAASRKGGHHGRKPKHYDLSAFVPASPEKIDAGFDVPRVMRDFDFVNLQGYDFHVSGEKTTAQQSALYAKGDFSGDRTVRDWLKRGAPARKLVLGMSFYGQGWTGVTGGGDGLGQPAAAPAPATWAAGYEDYKALKKLAESGTYKVHRNVRDGSAWLFDGTTLWTYDDPQVLRTKTAYIRDHRLGGAMFWSLDGDTDDGELMTAVDRGLSRR